Genomic DNA from Hymenobacter jejuensis:
GGTAAGAAATATAAGCTCAGCCAGCTCACGGTGCAGGATGGCGACAAAAGCTATCAGCGCGAGCGCTTCGAGCCCGGCAAGGCAGTTGGGGCTTTGGTATTTGATACCCAAAAGCAGCGGTATCTGATGGTGAAGCAATTTCGTGTAGGGTCCGAGTCCGATTTGATCGAGGTGCCGGCCGGAATGCTGGACCAAGAAGGGGAGTCGCCCGAACAAGCCATGCGCCGCGAAATAGAGGAGGAGCTAGGCTATACGGTCGATCACATCGAGCCCATCAGCACCTATTACCCCTCAGCGGGAGCCAGCGCCGAGCAGATTTCGCTGTTTTATGCCGAGGTAAGTCAGCAAACCAGCGACGGAGGCGGTGTCGATGAAGGTGAAAAAATTACGACCATCGAGTTCACGAAAGAGGAACTAAGCACAACCAAATTCGAAGATGGCAAAGCCATTATTGCCGTACAATGGCTTCGATTACGCAATCAATAGCCTGGTAAATCTCGTATTCATTTGGGTATAAAAAAGCGATTCATTGCTGATTTGAGTCAGCAATGAATCGCTTTTTAGGCAGATACTTAGTAAACAGCTATTTACTGTGTTTTAACCAAATACATAAAGTCTTGCTTGAGCTTAGCGTCATTGATGACAATGCTTACTTCCTGTGGAGTTTCGGTTTTAACAAATGGTATAGTCCGTTGGCTAGTGTATAAGTCCCGGTTCCAGAAGCGGCCGGAGCCTGCGGGCAACGACTCTTGGGCTAGCAATACTTTGCCGTCTTTGTCTTTGGCGGAAAGGGCTAGGTAAGCGGGGTCGGCGTTTTGGGCACCTCGGCGCAGCATAGTTATTACCAGCGTGCCCCCGGCGGGTAAGGTGCTGAAGCGGCGCTGGTACGTGCTGTCGGCCCAGTTGTT
This window encodes:
- a CDS encoding NUDIX domain-containing protein, with the translated sequence MNITERKIVYNGKKYKLSQLTVQDGDKSYQRERFEPGKAVGALVFDTQKQRYLMVKQFRVGSESDLIEVPAGMLDQEGESPEQAMRREIEEELGYTVDHIEPISTYYPSAGASAEQISLFYAEVSQQTSDGGGVDEGEKITTIEFTKEELSTTKFEDGKAIIAVQWLRLRNQ